The Anoxybacillus amylolyticus DNA segment CGGACGCCGGCAAATCAGCAAATTTCACAAAGAAGACAGGAAGAACAGCGATTACTGCTAAGAATATTGACCCGACGAACGTAAGTCGATAAAGGATTTTTGTAACATACTCTTGTGTGTTTCTTCCTGGGCGAATGCCTGGGATATAACCGCCTTGTTTTTTGAGATTGTCTGCCATTTGTTCAGGATTTACTTGAACAAACGCATAGAAATACGTAAAAGCAATGATTAATGCCACGTATATCATCATACCAACTGGTTGTGTATAATCAAACGTTTTCTTAATCCAGTTTGTCACATCATTCGAGCCGAAAAACGATGCAATTGTCGGTGGAGCAACAATAAACGACACCGCAAAAATAACAGGGATTACCCCTGCCGGATTGACTTTTAACGGCAAATGGGTTGAGTGTCCACCTACTGGGCTACGTCCTTCTAGACGTTTCGCATATTGAATTGGGATTTTACGGAACGCTTGTTGGATATAAATAACTCCAACAATGACCGCAACAACTGCTAACGCAATTAGAAGGACCGTTACAATTCGTAAAAACAATTGGTCGCCTGCATCTTCAAACTGCTGAGCATAAATTTGGTTCAATGTGGATGGGATTCCAGAAACGATACCGGCAAAGATAATGATAGAAATCCCATTACCAACACCTTTTGCAGTAATTTGTTCCCCTAACCACATTAAAAATGCTGTCCCAGCTGTTAATACTGTTGCGATTAGCAAGTAAGTTGGGATTCCAGGATTTTTAATTAGCACCCCACCGGTCATATTATTGAATCCGTATGACATCCCAAATCCTTCGATAAAACCGAGTACAATCGTAAAATAGCGGGTAAACTGAGCTAATTTACGTCGCCCAACTTCTCCCTGTTTCGACCATTCTGTAAATTTTGGAACAACATCCATCTGCAACAATTGCACAATGATGGATGCTGTAATATACGGCATCACGCCCATAGCAAAAATGGAGAATTTTTTTAATGCCCCTCCTCCAAATGTATTGAGAACGCCAAACACATTTAATTGGTCTTGCACTTTCAATACATCTGCATTCACATTTGGCACCGGAATAAACGTTCCAATCCGAAATACAATTAGCATAAGGAGGGTAAATAAGATTTTCTTTCTTATGTCACCCACGCGCATAAAGTTGGAGATTGTTCGAAACATTAAATCACCTCAGTTTTACCGCCAACAGCTTCAATCGCTTCTTTCGCAGCAGAGGAGAATTTATGTGCTTTTACAGTCAATTTTTTCTCAATTTGACCGTTCCCGAGAATTTTTACACCTGCTTTTAGTTTGCTGACAACGCCTGTTTCTAATAAAAGTTCAGGTGTGACTTCTGTACCGTCTTCAAAACGGTTTAACGCATCAAGGTTGACGATCGCATATTCTTTACG contains these protein-coding regions:
- the secY gene encoding preprotein translocase subunit SecY, which gives rise to MFRTISNFMRVGDIRKKILFTLLMLIVFRIGTFIPVPNVNADVLKVQDQLNVFGVLNTFGGGALKKFSIFAMGVMPYITASIIVQLLQMDVVPKFTEWSKQGEVGRRKLAQFTRYFTIVLGFIEGFGMSYGFNNMTGGVLIKNPGIPTYLLIATVLTAGTAFLMWLGEQITAKGVGNGISIIIFAGIVSGIPSTLNQIYAQQFEDAGDQLFLRIVTVLLIALAVVAVIVGVIYIQQAFRKIPIQYAKRLEGRSPVGGHSTHLPLKVNPAGVIPVIFAVSFIVAPPTIASFFGSNDVTNWIKKTFDYTQPVGMMIYVALIIAFTYFYAFVQVNPEQMADNLKKQGGYIPGIRPGRNTQEYVTKILYRLTFVGSIFLAVIAVLPVFFVKFADLPASARIGGTSLLIVVGVALETMKQLESQLVKRHYKGFIK
- the rplO gene encoding 50S ribosomal protein L15 — encoded protein: MKLHELQPAPGSRKERNRVGRGIGSGNGKTSGKGHKGQNARSGGGVRLGFEGGQTPLFRRLPKRGFTNIHRKEYAIVNLDALNRFEDGTEVTPELLLETGVVSKLKAGVKILGNGQIEKKLTVKAHKFSSAAKEAIEAVGGKTEVI